The window ACTGTATGTCATGTAGAGAAATCCATCTTCGTCTTTGTGTTCTTCATAGATTGCAGACATCAATGCCGCTATTCAAAAGAGGAGagaaaccaaattaaaacatgTACATCTTGGAAGTCGAAGGTTCATAAAAGGAAGGGTTTAGAATACTTTACCGGTTGGGGGTAATGTGTCCTTGACAAAGACAAAGATTGCTTTTTCAGCTCCAAGTTTGATTCTTTTCCTCACAACGTACACAAACTGGCCAACGGTTAGATCAGCTGGTACAAGATAcctgaagggaagaagaaacaagatcaGATAAACATGAGTTCAGATGTAAACATTAAGTAAGCTAATGTGATGCAAATCTGAAATTAGAAACTGGTTTTATGCAACTTGACTACAAAGCTAAAAGCCCAAGGAACAAACTTTGAGTAACGAGAATCTACAATGACCTATCAATGCAATTAAAAGTAACAGTTTTTCAAGTTTACAACCTAAGCAAGACTCTAACCTTATGATACCAACACAACACAATACCCTTGGCAATGTCAAACGAATCAGCTACTGAACAAAAGACAACGATTACATTATGATCCaacaaaagagataaagagataaagagagatgTATCATGTACTCACTTCTTCTTGTCAATGTCAGGAACATCACTCTGTCCAGCTTTCTCCACAATCACCTGCATTCAATTTCAGTTTAGAACATATACCACTGAAACTACAAAACTTTGTTTCAGTAATGAATAAAGTTTAGAAGACATACGGGAACTCTGTCTGTGTATTTCGCTCTGATACGAGTAGATTCAGCCATTCTCATCTCTGCgatcaaaacaaaaccataaagaTTCAATCTCAGCTAACAGATCCATCATACAAACACATCAATAATGAGATATATAATTCAAGTACCAAATCTTCACAGATTCAACAATCAATTAGGTCTATCAAAAGCAAACAGAGAAACCAATATAAAAAGATCGAATCAGAGCAGTTAAATCAAAGCAAACTAACTCTTAATCAGACTAGTAATATCGAGTTCCATCAACAAGATtagaataagaaaaatatcacaattCTTAAAACCCTTAAAGTAATAACGATCGATCagtaaagagaagaaactaaCCCAGAGGATTAGAAAGCTTGAACGAGTTCTTAGCCATGGCGATTCGATTAGTATCTGCGatgaataagaaaaaagaacaaacctttTTCTGTTAGACAAAATCGGGGAAAAACCCAGAACGCAAAATTCGAAATTTACAAAAGAGGAGGGGCGAAATCAAACAtacccaaaacaagaaaaatatcgATGAATGATGATCGGAGAGAAAGATTAGGGTTCGCGAATGATCAGGAAAACAAAACTGGGTTTTTGGATTGTGAGGAATAAGGAAGAggatcaaaaaaaagaaataaggagagagtatatatatatatatataaaggaatcAGAGGATGGATTTAGGGCTTATTGAGGGTTACCTGCACGGCACCCAAACTTAATACAATTTgggtttgttttactttttttttttttcattgactTTGAAGGAAATTATGTAATTATCTCACGTTAGCGAGTGCGGATACGGAACAGTATTGGGCCTTTGGGTTTAggtccatttttttaatatccacGATTAGAATTGTATTTTGGTGTAGtaaaaacgttttaaaaaaaaacatggcattgtataaatatattatattatatagatgtctattctattaatataaattctaaaccctaatatgtatttctatatatatattatattatatagaagAGATGAATAATAAAGAGAACAATTTCCCAAAACCTTTGTTCTTAACATGTTATCAGCACGAGTTTCTAACCGACTGAACAGACAAAACCCTAGCCGtcgaaaaaaaaactgtcaaaaCCCTAGTCGATTGTATCTCCCTTTTTCTAACGTTTCCGTTCTCCGATAAACATCAATATACAACAAACCGTTCATCGTTCATCCTAGAGATAAGTTTTGGTTTATACTTTATGTTTATTGCCTATCGCTTACTATGCTTATGCTTTTGACTATTGGATATGCTAATTCAATTATAGTTTCACAAGAAACTGTGTTTGTTAtcacttattattttattgtttgtggTGTTACCCAATCATACGTGTGTATGATCATggttattgatttatattattattacacatgTTTGAAATATGAATGGTTCAGTTAGTTTCGATTATGCTTGAAGTTTAaactatatgtataatattgcaattattattttatccatCATCGATTATTATCCCTTTGTTTTACTGTTAGTAAACTGAGTTTCACGGTTTTAATATTTAGTTATCGAGATCTATACCTAATTGTCAATTGAACTCGATTTATAATATACTCATGTGGTATCGTTTATATGCAGTCGGGCTGGTTTTAGTGCGCCTAATAATTGGACTAAGCCAATAATCGCTCACCGATGGTGTCTCCGTCTCTGATTTCTAATGATGTCTTTACCGAGATAAGTTCTACTAATCCATCATAGTATATATAGTTGATCGTTACACTCATATATGACATAGTAACAGACGGAAACAATTTTATAGAAATTGATCGTCATATACTTTGATATAATAGATCGACACATGCTTTAGTGTtgagataagttttttttttattaaaattagatCTAATATCatgaagaaatattttaaatcatgtcTCCAACTTCTTTAGCGAATacattgaaaatttagtaacaaattactaaataataattattgatcatattttcttggcatcacTTCTTCGAGGAGGTTTAAGTCCAAgtatatgaccataaaaattcacttattttttagaataatctaaagaaagtaaacGACTAAAAGTctataagagaatatatacaaacaacttAATTCCAATTATAACCAAGATTATAATAGAAGATAGTATCATTGTTGAAAATAtagaagagaaaatatattctactttttataaaatattgtcGTCATGTAGacacaataaaatgaaaaatatatttttaaaatattataatcttgttatttgtgaatgagtaaaataatgagatgTTGATTATGAATCACATCCTATTGGTTTGCTCTATTTTTGTGAATtatgttataaaagaaaaagaaagcaatacTAATGACACTAGTCGAGAAAGTTGCTATAAAAGTGGTCATGAATATGGATAATATATAAAGTCGCGGTCAATATCGACTTGTTTCTCCGCTAGAagtgaatcatatatatatatatgacgatAAAAGAAGCTAGTGTGAGACAGTGtccactattctactacaataataagaagtagtagaaatctcttgaagagtatatatactattgtatatgggaacacaatttgatattaatgtgttatagtCTCCCAAGTCTCAAAAGTTAAAAGGGTCTAAGATATAATTCATGACCcaatttgagaatgttattgattacagagtgggattcaaatcgagattgatagatATGAAGtatcatcatctcgagggggagaattaaGGAATCCCACATACAGAGGTGATGGAACAAATATACagattatgttcacacccaaactgagtttaatcactcatatgacagagcaaatcttgaggatttgaaaagtaatcatgttgagacaataagaaagaaaaatactttgaaaGCATAAGTATTACACAAGAcaataaaagtattttagagattacatgtATTATCTAGCAGATAAAATGCTTTAtgaaaatctcactgtttggTATGACCGGTTAAGCCATTCCGGTTCAGTAGTGATGtaaaagaataatcagaaatttctgaaaagattcaTAAGAGAACCGAAAGAGTTTTCCTAGTGATTTcttatgtgtgctgctttacaaagcaagccgattatatggctttcaccgactccatgaatttggatagtgtcaattttctggtacgtatacaaagagatattgtggactgatcatccaccatatattcgagtttgcaagagtatttggttaattgacaatggtggtgaaatcAGGCTATGTGATTGACAAAAATGACTCTATATATCAATAAGTTCGCATCGGGCCAATGAATTATCATGAGTACTCCCCATtacaattggtttgggtcagaaaccagatatattccatctaaatgtgttatacatgtTGAGTTGCTCCACCACATTGATATAAGATGAGATTTGAaaaaatgttggaaatatgttggatattaATCTCTTttgatgattgaatatctcgagatTTTGAGGCTCGAGAAGCAGAGACTGTTATTTtagtgagtcagtctttccaacatgagggggagaaaataaacag is drawn from Camelina sativa cultivar DH55 chromosome 8, Cs, whole genome shotgun sequence and contains these coding sequences:
- the LOC104707609 gene encoding autophagy-related protein 8b, giving the protein MAKNSFKLSNPLEMRMAESTRIRAKYTDRVPVIVEKAGQSDVPDIDKKKYLVPADLTVGQFVYVVRKRIKLGAEKAIFVFVKDTLPPTAALMSAIYEEHKDEDGFLYMTYSGENTFGSAC